Proteins found in one Populus alba chromosome 14, ASM523922v2, whole genome shotgun sequence genomic segment:
- the LOC118036871 gene encoding uncharacterized protein, with the protein MIKTLSPCSNTAKTAEIMSRYRPIAPKPEGPVSSMDESSSMPQVQARPTRTRKRGRAAVSPLTIKRPRTHLLGLSSPSHATYSARHLSLQGFAHGITQLPVPNLVGINCGMENSVTVSSNLLTLPLLQSPTAPVVENQAAAPELGCQEPNRDKVIDLNTVAETSEERDPLQQLQEPSTSNVIAPQPVRPVCSSISVASINEDPSFIPLVKVPKKQEEIEEEVESEVLPIVITDSKNKVRLANSAYKEMVGQPECSWLGSMMTSDGRFAGSSCKRICGEVVLHLSDLRVPESSNGFSCRARIEWCNKVKSNVINTFCDVIRLSCESKDYLFRWRFHIRTSKDSLSKTDA; encoded by the coding sequence ATGATCAAAACTCTGAGTCCCTGCTCTAACACGGCAAAAACAGCAGAAATTATGTCAAGGTATAGGCCTATAGCTCCAAAGCCTGAGGGTCCTGTGAGTTCAATGGATGAGAGTTCATCCATGCCACAAGTGCAGGCTAGGCCTACCAGAACCAGGAAGAGAGGTAGAGCTGCCGTATCACCACTCACCATCAAACGACCAAGAACCCATTTGCTGGGACTCTCTTCTCCTAGTCATGCAACATACTCTGCCAGACATCTCTCCTTGCAGGGTTTTGCTCATGGAATTACTCAGCTTCCAGTTCCAAACCTGGTTGGGATCAACTGCGGCATGGAAAATTCAGTTACCGTGTCATCAAATCTACTAACACTTCCACTTCTTCAGAGTCCAACAGCTCCTGTTGTTGAAAACCAAGCAGCGGCTCCTGAACTTGGTTGCCAGGAACCAAATAGAGACAAGGTCATAGATTTGAACACCGTGGCTGAAACTTCCGAAGAGAGGGATCCCCTACAGCAATTACAGGAGCCTAGCACCAGCAATGTTATAGCACCTCAACCCGTTCGACCGGTATGCTCAAGCATAAGCGTTGCCAGCATCAATGAAGACCCAAGCTTCATCCCACTAGTGAAAGTTCCAAAGAAGCAAGAGGAAATTGAGGAAGAGGTTGAGTCCGAGGTCTTGCCAATAGTGATAACTGATTCCAAAAACAAAGTAAGGCTAGCAAATTCTGCTTACAAAGAAATGGTGGGTCAGCCAGAATGTTCCTGGCTTGGCTCGATGATGACTTCTGATGGACGATTTGCAGGCAGCTCATGCAAGAGGATATGTGGGGAGGTGGTACTTCATCTCTCTGATTTGAGAGTGCCAGAATCTTCAAATGGGTTTTCATGCCGGGCGAGGATAGAATGGTGCAACAAAGTAAAAAGTAATGTGATCAATACTTTCTGCGATGTTATCAGATTATCCTGCGAGTCCAAGGATTACCTCTTTAGGTGGAGGTTCCACATTCGAACTAGCAAGGATTCTCTGTCCAAGACCGATGCTTAA